In Maridesulfovibrio sp., the genomic stretch CCCAATAAAGCCGGGATTGAGCCGGGCCCGCAGTCCTTTTCCGTCACTGCGGCGATAAAAGGTAAAGGCCATCTTTCCGTGATCCTTGAGGATCAGGTTGCCCTTACCCAGAGAGCATCCGGTCAGGGACTGGATAGCATCCACTCCGCACATATCAGTTTCGCAAATGACGACAATCTCGGAATCTTTGTTATGTCCGAGTTCGCGCAAACATAGTTCCGCCGCCCTGATGCCGATAGCCAGTCCGGGACATTGATGTCCATGAAATTCAATGGTTTGTTTGATTTGGTATTCTGAAAAAAACTTGGTCATCTTACTGCCTCACTTCATGAATATGCCTATGGGATTGTTCGTGTTCATAATCGAGAGCTTCCAGATCTTCGACTGGATGGATAACCGGGCAACCTTTACGCATTTCGATTTCCACTTCCACGCCATAGACCTGTTCGATTATTTCCGGGCTGACGCAGGTTTTGCCTCCGCAACCGCAGACGGTTCCGTTCTTAAGAAAAATATACTTATCCGCGTAGCGTAAGGCGGTGTTAAGGTCATGCATGGTCATGATTGCGGAAACATTATGTCCTTTGACCACCGCCCGCACCGTGCGCAGTATTTCAAGCTGATTCCTGAGATCAAGGGAGCTGGTCGGTTCATCAAGCAGCAGCACGTCCGGTTCTTGAACAAGAGCACGGGCAATGCTTACCTTCTGCAATTCTCCACCACTTAGCCTGTCGATATAACGTAGGGAAAGATGGTTT encodes the following:
- a CDS encoding ABC transporter ATP-binding protein, which codes for MNIKVNGINFSYNGTPVLESVDFAVDRGELLAILGPNGAGKTTLLKCMNAIHRPRKGSVIVKDRDVFKLAPDDIARLIGYVPQRVDPARLTVFDAVLMGRKPHIKWRVRDHDIRIVDATLKRLSLNHLSLRYIDRLSGGELQKVSIARALVQEPDVLLLDEPTSSLDLRNQLEILRTVRAVVKGHNVSAIMTMHDLNTALRYADKYIFLKNGTVCGCGGKTCVSPEIIEQVYGVEVEIEMRKGCPVIHPVEDLEALDYEHEQSHRHIHEVRQ
- a CDS encoding FmdE family protein: MTKFFSEYQIKQTIEFHGHQCPGLAIGIRAAELCLRELGHNKDSEIVVICETDMCGVDAIQSLTGCSLGKGNLILKDHGKMAFTFYRRSDGKGLRARLNPGFIGELRAEMSRLMAISNPTDEEEDQCEKIRAQCEKRYAEAKLEDMFIVEEPQIRMPRPAAILQSLTCDECGEMHMESRSRRFAGRTLCLPCFAKFEQKI